From a region of the Nocardia sp. XZ_19_385 genome:
- a CDS encoding MBL fold metallo-hydrolase — MTETIERTSLQALHIGGPTLRFRYGGLTWLTDPTFDEPGDYPGPVTLHKLTGPAVPVAQVGAVDVVLLSHDQHADNLDHSGREFLDSVETVLSTPDAAERLNGVRGMANWETAVVGAVTVTAVPALHGPEGCEPVTGVVTGFVLQAAGEPTVYVSGDNASVDLVGEIAERVGRIDVAILFVGAANPGAFGDTDVTLNARTAVQAAAKLGDAVIVPVHGEGWAHFTETLDHLARTFEYAGRAQQLRIPPLGQEIGV, encoded by the coding sequence ATGACCGAGACGATCGAACGCACCAGCCTGCAAGCCCTGCACATCGGCGGACCCACGCTGCGGTTCCGCTACGGCGGTCTGACCTGGCTCACCGACCCCACCTTCGACGAGCCGGGGGATTACCCGGGCCCGGTCACGCTGCACAAGCTCACCGGACCCGCGGTGCCGGTGGCGCAGGTCGGGGCGGTGGATGTGGTGCTGCTCTCGCACGACCAGCACGCCGACAACCTCGACCACTCCGGGCGGGAATTCCTGGACTCGGTCGAGACCGTGTTGTCCACGCCGGATGCGGCCGAGCGCCTGAATGGTGTTCGCGGCATGGCGAATTGGGAGACGGCGGTGGTCGGCGCGGTGACCGTCACCGCCGTTCCCGCGCTGCACGGGCCCGAAGGCTGCGAACCGGTCACGGGTGTCGTCACCGGGTTCGTGCTGCAGGCCGCGGGGGAGCCGACGGTGTACGTGTCCGGGGACAATGCCTCGGTGGACCTGGTCGGGGAGATCGCCGAGCGCGTCGGCCGGATCGATGTCGCGATTCTGTTTGTGGGCGCGGCGAATCCGGGCGCCTTCGGCGATACCGATGTCACCCTGAACGCGCGCACCGCCGTACAGGCCGCGGCGAAGCTGGGCGACGCCGTCATCGTGCCGGTGCACGGCGAGGGCTGGGCGCACTTCACCGAAACCCTCGACCACCTGGCGCGCACCTTCGAATACGCGGGTCGCGCACAGCAATTGCGGATTCCGCCCTTGGGGCAGGAGATCGGAGTCTGA